CTCAATAGGAGCCAATGACAAATGGTGTTTGAGAGTACACCCGAATGGAGTCAATGAAGAAAGTGCAGATTACCTGTCAGTTTACCTAGTGTTGCTCAGTTCTCTAAAGAGTCCTGTTTGGGCAAAGTTCCAGTTCTGGATCATAAGCAATGAAGGAGAGAAAACGAATGTCAAAAAGAGCCCAAGAGCTTTTAGATTCGTTCCAGGCCAGGACTGGGGTTACAAAAAGTTTGTTCTTCGAGATTTTCTCTTGTCCCATGCATTTTGGCTTCTCCCAGATGACCAGCTCACCCTTGTCTGCAAGGTGAGCATGGCCCAGGTCTCCTTGAGCCTTTCTGAGCAGAACAAGAAGCCAGGAATTCTGGTCCCCAGATGCACATTGGCAGATGAGCTAGGAGAGCTGTGGGAGAATTCCCAGTTCACAGACTGCTGCCTAGTGGTAGCTGGCCAGGAATTCTGGGCTCACAAGGCCATCTTAGCAGCTCGCTCTCCAGTTTTCAGAGCCATGTTTCAACATGACATGGAGGAGAGCAGAAAGAATCGCATTGAGATCCCTGACCTGGAGCCACAAGTCTTCAAGGCAATGATGAACTTCATTTACACAGGAACAGCACCAGACCTCAACAGCATGGCAGCTGCCTTGCTGGCAGCTGCTGACAAGTATGGCCTGGAGCGTTTGAAGGTCATGTGTGAGGATGCCCTCTTCAGGGACCTCTCTGTGGAGAATGCTGCCCACACTCTCTTCCTGGCTGACCTCCACAGCTCAGGGCAGCTGAAAACCCAGACACTGGATTTCATTACAGCTCATGCTTCTGAGGTTTCTCAGACTTCAGACTGGAAGACAATGGTGGGCTTATATCCCCACTTAGTGGTTGAAGCTTATGGTTCCAGGCCTGCTCACTGCCCTTTCCTGGAGCACCCTATCAAATGCTTGAAGCGATCCTAAGACCTGGTAAACCTTGTCCTACACTTGTCTCCCAGAAGCAGCAGTCATGGTGTTACCAATGATACAGGGGTAGACTATGGGATGTGTGGAAAATTTCCAGTGAAACTAGGGAATAACAGCATGGTGGCTGATGCTTAATACAGATGTAAAGGAGTAAATGTCAGGTTTAGGGAGGGGGAGTCTTCCACTATGGTACAATCTACACATCCTCTACCCAGTTGTTAtactgctttgatttttttctaaggaGTTAGAATGTGAAATTCATTTTAACTGCTGACACCAAGAACATTACAACAGGGTGTCTTTGGAGAAACCTATCTGGATTGGACAGAGCAGAAGATATGATCAAGGactcagaaaggagaaaacaaacatgaATGTTTGGTTACAAGAGAAGCAAAGATAATGAACAAAGTTTTTCTCCAAACTCAGGGTTTGGGAcaggggagatgactcagttggcaaAAGCAattgttgatcttgcagaggaccttttCTTCAGTCCTCCTCTTGTCTCCATGGGCACATCCATCTCAAGTAATTAAAATACCCTAATAAAATGTCatatcaaatgaataaaaattgtaaaatcaGCTTATGGATTCCAGTGGTGTTTCTGTTTGAAAATGGCCATTTTATTCCATCCAGCTGTGCTCTGCTGTAGAATTTGGTGCAGTGTcttcactgacacacacacacacacacacacacatcaatgagACAATACCTAATGAATTCTGTTATACTCagagattggtgcctagtccaatgGACATCAGTTGGGATTTCTCCAACAGCTGTTGGGAGCAGATACTGAGATTCATAGCCAAACATTGATCAGAACTCAGTGAACctcaaggaagagggaaaagccGGGTTGTAGGAGGCATCAAAGACACAAGGGGTACAGAATTCATAGAGTCAACTAAAcagggttcataggggctcacagacactgaagaggCCATCACAAAGCCTGCACGTGTCTGTACTAAGTCCTTTGTGTACATACTGTGCTTGTTTAGCTCAGGGGTTTGTGGGAGTCCTAACAG
The sequence above is drawn from the Peromyscus leucopus breed LL Stock unplaced genomic scaffold, UCI_PerLeu_2.1 scaffold_1656, whole genome shotgun sequence genome and encodes:
- the LOC114689308 gene encoding speckle-type POZ protein-like, whose protein sequence is MAGNEVTQRLDHTQISVQDFSYKWTISNFPFVAEEMRQSIRSPTFSIGANDKWCLRVHPNGVNEESADYLSVYLVLLSSLKSPVWAKFQFWIISNEGEKTNVKKSPRAFRFVPGQDWGYKKFVLRDFLLSHAFWLLPDDQLTLVCKVSMAQVSLSLSEQNKKPGILVPRCTLADELGELWENSQFTDCCLVVAGQEFWAHKAILAARSPVFRAMFQHDMEESRKNRIEIPDLEPQVFKAMMNFIYTGTAPDLNSMAAALLAAADKYGLERLKVMCEDALFRDLSVENAAHTLFLADLHSSGQLKTQTLDFITAHASEVSQTSDWKTMVGLYPHLVVEAYGSRPAHCPFLEHPIKCLKRS